The genomic window CTAGGGCTGTGAAAATAACAATGTTGCTCATGTGGCGAGTCCAGGAGAGAGCTACTTAATTCCTCCTGAAGGGAAGAGGAGCGTGCAGGCTAGCACAGGTCCTCGCATCTAGGGGACACTCCGAGTACTGCCCCAACCGTCACAGTTACTCTCCCTTTCTGTCATTGTGTGGAAGGAACCTCAGAGTCTTGCAAGTGTGTGATTTCCAATGCCTCTACCATAGCGGAGGAGGAGGCATTGGAAACAAGACAGCCTGGCTTGGAATCCATCTAATACCCGtgtcgtttcttttctttttatgtggtCCTTAAGATCATAAAAGCACTCCTTCCGTCGATGCTGAGAAGAAACTCTGGCCACATTGTCACAGTGGCTTCAGTGTGCGGCCACGGGGTGATTCCGTATCTCATCCCTTATTGGTAGGTAGTGCTTGCTCATGGCGCTCTGCACTTCTGCTTAGCAGCCTGGAGATTATTTATAGGGAATTAATATAggtattaatataattaatatatttacagGCTTTATAAACATGATATGTtgtgattttataaatatatattattaagtaTGTTCATGTATAAATAATTATAGGgattaattatagaaaataattagGGATTATAAGTTTTCAGGCCTCAGGGCCCACAGCTTAGTAACTGGACATAGAGAATTTACATAGTACATTAGGATAATGTTTAAATGACTTCTAAAACAAGGAAACTGGCTCTAATTTTACTTAGATTATTTTAGGGTTCTGAAACACCCTCCCATAGAgtgtgtttccattatattctAGAATCAGTAGATGTTGAAAACAAGAACCACAACTGCCCAGCCAAGCACCCAGAAGCGCACACGAGCACAGAGGTAGAGCGTGgcctgtgtgtgttcacatggaagagaagaaaatggggcAGCTCTGCCTTCCCAGGAGAGGCACACACTGCACATCGTGtcctggggacacacacacactcgccaGCTGTAACAAATCCCTGCCAAGCCTGCCGTTGGCATCTTGTTTCCCTACTGCTATATGGTGATCTAGAAGCAATTTTACCAAGATCTGTGGATGGAgcagatgtgttatttctttataGGCATATTCAAAACTAAACTTGACCATGGACTAAACAATCTCTCCCATCAAACGTGGTCACAGATGAGTTAAATTTCAATGTAGTTCAGGTTTTcattagagagagacagacagacagaccgacagagagagacaaagacagacagacagacagacaaagacagagagagggaagagggagacagagacaggaataaCTTCTAACGCTGATATTTTTTGTCACCTGGACAAAAACTACAATTTAAATGTATATAGATAATAAGTTGCTATGTATATGCTAATTTATTGAATCCCCAAGACAgccttatattttattatctatattttataatcagaaaaatgaaagaaccaAAGGTTAAAggttgcacacacaaacacaaccccACCAACACTATTGGGAGCCTCTTTACTCCAAATACTCATTGTGACATTAGACAATCAGTAAGGCTTCCAGCATCCAGAGATAAAAGATAACTCTGTAATCTAGAGAAATAAGCACAGGCCCACAGAAGTTTGTCAGTGTTGCTTACTcagtattttaaatatctttttctgactcatgtttttaaagatgaaaactaATAAAACCTGACTAAGAAACATTTGGAAGGTTGACTGGACCATAGAAAAGGTCATGTATACAGTGAAAAACATTAAGCCCATCTGTAAAGTGGTCCTTTTGCCATCTTTGCTAGTTGAAAATTAGAAACAGGGACCTTGGCGGGGTGAGGGGGTATCAGTGGTTGACTACATGTTTACCATATGTCaatccctgagttcaatccccagcaccccagaagaaaacaaaaacaaaaacaaaaaaacaagtattGTGCATGTTCAGAATTCTGCTTAAtgcacaagaaaataaaacctgAATGACCATTTGCCCTCTCAGAAAAACTAGAGTAGCAGGTGGGGACAAATGAGGCTATcttctcaccacacacacacacacacacacacacacacacacacacacacacacacgagagagagagagagagagagagagagagagagagagagagagagagagagagagaggggggggggggaactagtTCCTTCCTGCTTAGACGCAGTTATCAAATCCGCTTTTCTAGGAGCCTTTCCTTTCTGGAggtaagaaaggaaaagatgggGCCAGTGGACACCAGGGTCCCACGGAGTCccggaggccagagagggaggggcagggcagcTGAGacggccccacccccacccccttggcTGATGCCTGATCTTCCTGCAGCTCAAGCAAGTTCGCTGCTGTGGGCTTCCACAGAGCACTGACTGAAGAACTGGACACCCTGGGGAAAACCGGCATCAAAACCTCATGTCTCTGCCCTGTGTTCGTGAATACAGGCTTCACCAAAAATCCGAGTACAAGGTGAGATGGAAATCATCTGTGCTAACCTTTAAACTGGAGCCCTCCTGAGTGATACTTAACAAGTATGCCACGGTCATTTAGGTAAATCCGATGGCACAATCTCAACCCCcagttactttttgtttgtttggttggttggtttggttttttgagaaagggtttctgtgtatagctctggctgtcctggaactcactctgtagaccaagctgaccttgaactcagaaattcacctgcctctgcctcccaagtgctgggattaaaggcgtgcgccaccactgcccagcaccccAGTTGCTTTCTTACGTGGGACAGTGGGGCCTATTAAAATCCTGGCAAGTGCTCAGCGTCAAGTCTGATGCATTTGTCAGGAGTACCCTGGCATGCCAGGAGAAGACGAAATGAGGGAGACACATAAGAACACCAGTAAGTTGGCCATGAGCCTGGAGCAAACATAGCTGCAGACACAGCAATGTCCCCCTCAGGCTCTGGCCCTGAATTTCCCCTTCCCGCTGAGACTGACATTGAGATGCTCGTGTTAGACGTGGTTCTAAGGCTGGATTGAAAACTCCATTGTGGGATTAGGAAGGGAAGAGCCAGAGCCAGGATAATCTAAAAGGTATTGATTTGCGCACTGCGGTGTGATGGCTTGCTGGTTCGCGGCGCGGGCATCTCATGAGTCTTCGGAAGCCACAGACTATCTCATGGGACTCAGTTCCAATGCCCACACAGTGGTGCCTAAGCATGCTAACCTTGGTGTGACACCGAAAATCCATTTTTATGCCTCTCTCCTCTTCACTAATGGGCAACAACCCAACACTAGGCATAGGTTATAAACATTTCTCAATGATATGCGTGTGCAGCCTTAGTCAAGGAATGTCACACTGCCAGCTGTAGCAGGGCACTCCTTATACAAATCTTAGATTCCCATAAAACTGCAGGAGAAGCAAATCTTAAGTACTAAACACCTCAAAACACTTCAACTCTGTGGGTGCCCAGTGTACTCAGACAGAATATTCTCTTTACAGCCAAAAAGGCATCAGAAATCTGGTGTTTCCTTCCTGGCTCCTGAGTAATGCTATGCATACCATTTTGTCCCCTTGCTCCTTGGTCTCTCGCCATCTTGTACCTTATTGTTAATTATTTTGACCTGGTGAGGTAACAGATTGACCTACTGACCCAAGAGCATAAGCATGTTATAACAAGATGTCAGTGTGGGCTGTGGGAAGGTGACGTTCACGCAGGGAAGCCTGGAACATTTTAAATCCTAATTCTAAATTTGGTGAAGAGACAGGATACTTTCCTTCATttgttaattaaaaacaatataaattgaGAGGCTGGGGTTTTACTTGAGTGGCAGAGTACATGCTTAGAATGTGTGaaagttctgggttcaattccagcatCCTAGGGAAGACATAAGTATAAATGGAGACAgactctttccccctttccttcagGTTATGGCCTGTATTAGAGCCGGACGAAGTTGCGAGGAGTCTGATGGATGGGATACTTACTAACAAGAAAATGATCTTTGTTCCATCCTATATCAACATTTCTCTGATAATGGAAAAGTAAGTACAGCACAGAACCCCAAAGCACTCAAGTGCACATAAAATGTTGCTATGGAAACTCCCCATGACCGCAGTGAAAGGTAGGTTTTCCATGTTACCTCATGATTCCTTTATTCCCCGATGCCCTTTGTGGAATATATCTACCACCTTGGCCCAAATTTTGCTCAAGTCTATTcaactgaaggaaagacagttttaaaaGTACAGGGTATGGGGATACCATaaaacctctgtgtgtgtattctagTGCATGTGGTCCATACAGATGTGAtgcttgtagaggccagaggcaaACGTCTCAGAAACCACTGCCTATGACTTCTAAAATCCAGCATTAATTTgggtattctttctttctttctttctttctttctttctttctttctttctttctttctttctttcttccttccttccttccctctcttcctctcgtctcttctctgtctctctgtctctctgtctctctctgtctctgtctctctgtctctctctctgtgtctctgtctctctgtctctctctgtctctgtctctctgtctctctccatgtgtctctgtctctctctgtctctctgtctctctctctcccccccccccacccccaccccatacagTCTCTCATTGAGACCTGGACTCACCAGTTTGGTTAGGATAGATATCCAGCACCAGGAATATCCCAGGCCTTATATCCCCCAACACTGGGGTTACAAGCGCTGACCACTATGCCCAggtgtttatgtgtgttctgaggactgaactcaggtcctcatgtttgtgtgaCAATCTCCCTAAACTCTCGGTACTCAGATTTTCCACTCTTTGCAGCAGTATGCATCTTGAATGTCTCACAATCCACTTCTATATGTCTTTCTATCACCTCATTTGCAGTCTAAGAGCCTTATGATAGAATCATTTCTTTCCATCCCAGGCTTGTGAGTCCCCAAAGATGGCAAAAATCCCATAAATCGAATTTCCTCTAAACAGCTCAAAACGGGTCTCACTAAAGttgaaaaattccaaaattgtcatgTATATGACCAAGATGCACAAACGATCGACTGTTCTGTCCGCGTTGAGAAACTGACCATCTCATCAAAGGCAAAGTCTTTGCCCCACTGTGGAGCAGCTCCCCGGGTGATTGTTACCCTAGCAACAGGGCTTTTTGTTCTCATTGCATTTAACTGTATTAGAGAGTTAAATCACTAGTCTCTGGGCTTGTTCGAGGGCCTGAGGAAGCTCTCTCCTTACTTTCTCACAGCTGGATCCTCACCACCaagtctcctctcccctcttctgccCCCTACCCAGAGACTGACAGGGAAGTAAATGCTGCATTAGTAAACAATCCCAAAGTGATTTGAGACATGGCGTTCTCTGTAGAAAGCGCTCCTCCCCagtgctcctcctgcctccttgaCCTCACTGACGCCCTTCCCTATTCTGTCAACTCAGACCTAACCCTCTCACATGCTGAGGGGTTCAGCCGTGCGATCCCTTCCACATTTTGTTATAGACAGCCGACGGTGTTCTGTATTCATTTCCATTGGCCATGATTAACCGCCGAGCAGCTGAATATGCTAAGAGGCAGTAGCTTTTAAAAAGGccctttagtttttctttctccaaagtaaTAGGTCTGGACACAGtcagagggggaagggggtgtgtgGTGGACTCTGAGCTCTCGGCCCCAGAATACACTGCTGTTTTCGGAGGTGCGCTTGGTGTCAGTTTCAGGTTGTCATTGGAAGAAGATCTCATCCGATTTTGCTATTGTGAATGAGCGGTGCTATGTTATATATGGATAACTGcagatgggtgggggaggggagacgaaGCAAGAAGCAAGGAGGAGAGCCGGACATGGGCAAGCATGCTTCAGGCGGTCTTAAACCGACAACAGAAAGGAACACTGGCATCAAAACTTCAAACTgacatttctcatttttttcaaatgtaggTTTCTTCCAGAGCGTGCCTTAAAAGCTATACGTCGCATACAGAACATTCAGTTTGAAGCAATCGTGGGCCACAAAACCAAGATGAAGTAATGCACGCAGAGACGTGTAGACATCAAAGATGCAAAGCCAAGTTTAGAGTGGACACAGAgctttctttcacatgttttaaGTGTCCCTCGTGTTTAAAATGTAGGCTTGGCCCTCGCAGCCTTCACAGAGATGAGAGTGGCCCTCTGGTTTCTTATACTTACAGATCTCTCAGCCCTGGTACTGGGTTCTGGCCTTAGAGACATAGTAAGATCTATCCATTACACAACAGAGTGAAGAAACAATTggtgtgttttataaaataaattactagATAGAAACGTGGGCAAAGGGACAAGACAATAAAGCCTGGAACAAACGTTGGTGTGCTGTACTGATCTCTGTGCCGATAGAGGGTTGATTGGTGGtggggttgttttattttctgttttgttttttgtttttcttagatttattcatttattatatgtaagtacactgtagctgtcttcagacactccagaaaagggagtcagatctcatttcagacggttgtgagtcaccatgtggttgctgggattcgaactcaggacctttggataagcagtcagtgctcttaactgctgagctatctctccagcccagatgaTGGTGTCTTAAGTTTGTTTTTTTCGGACAGGATGAAAACTCTGCCTTGTTTCCTTGACATATGAATTAGGAAGGAGTATTTTTCTTCCACAATGTTTTTCTCAGTGTGCAGTTTTCTTCACATCGTGAGAATGGTTAATGAGGCCATTTTATTTACCTAACTTGGGGAAGCAAATATTGACACAGATTTGCAACCGCGAAATCTCAACACCTTGTTCTTTGGTTTAGAAAGACCTTGgacacatttgtttttcttttcagtctgTTGGGCAATAACTGACACTATCCAACCATACACATGTTAACGGCGACATGACCTCCCACACAGATCCCATCATGGAGCAGGAAACCTTCCTGGATTTTCTCTTGGCTTCTGTATCTTGCTGCAGGAGACTGGTTCCACAGACTAGCGCAGGCTACCTATGCAGGCAgtctacctctacctcctgtcTGTAAACCAGCAGAGCTATTTCCACATTTTGCTTAAATAGTTTTAAGGTAAAGCTCAGAGGAGTGCCTGGGCATGCTACAATGATCTCTCCTTCTTACTTTTGCATATTTTGAGTGTGGATATCTTCCTTACAAGATCTAGGTTCATgtctaaatatttttctataataatcCTCACGTTCACAATCAACACTCCTGCCAACCATTGCAGCCCCTTAGCCTACCTCCAGGAAGAACAGATCCCCAAGTAAGACTCCATCTACACAAATCATTTAGTTAGAGACACGTCATAGAATTATTGGATCCCTGTGAGCATGGTGTCATGATTTATTGATGAGTGTTTCCGAATGGTGTTAAGTATTTGTTTATTGTCCACTCGGTTCATGGAAACACCCTTTTTGGTAAGCAGACAGTATCTCCTCTTGTTTGATCCTGAATCGTTATACTCTTTATTATCAAATGAACCATTCTCATCCGATCTCACAGCCACACTGAATGCCAGTCGTAAGGAGCCTATGAATATCTGACATCACTTTGCAGCTCTTGGATGCAATAGATAAATAATGGCACTGTGTTCAGACATAGCCAGTGGAACTGGATTCATGGATGCACACCGTGGAGTGAAGCACTCATCTTCAATAAACCAGAGCCAGAAGAGGACCAGAGGCCCAACCACACCGCTCCCCAACCCACTAACACTTTGGTTTCTTCTATACACTGCTGAGTGTACTTACTCCAGAAAGCTATGATCTGGGGGCTGAGGAGAAGGCTCAGTTGTTAAGGTCTtttagaggacctggattcagttccaaacacccacatggtggttcacaacagcCTGttactccaattccaggggactTGACACCCTCTTCAGACCTTCTCAAACACTAGGCACTCATGGGGTGCCCATACTTCATACACAggcagacactcatacacataaaatagaataagtACATGTTTTAAATGAACTAATAATACTGACATTTTAAGCCAGTAAAGTATGTGATTTTCATAACAGCAATAAAATATTGGTGTATAATGTCATCGTGCTAGCTGCATCACTGTGACTGAATAAACCCAAGTGAATTTCACTCATCTCTTTCTCCCCAAAGTATTTacaatacttaaaaaataaaagcctatttttattttattttttaaacataaagcCATATACAAGATTTCCTTggaatctaaattttaaaattttcttaaaaatatatatgcataattcaaatgaaatgcacggggataccatttcccctctgtttttttttaagaagatattgttttgttttataaaaactgTTTTATATTATCTCATGTTTgaagataataaagaatcaaattgtcaaagatatctcatatgaatagcctttatttattaaatggccagttctaATGTTTGTTCTCATCTAaattggaacaccaagcatataccataacatatgcaataactatgtaactatagaaaataaacatagcatttttagttgcccTTTGCTAGAGCGGTTGCAATtagaatgccccaaaatgaatcatagttatatgtagatattttaattttttaaattagaaatatgagtatcatttatctgtaaaagttaattaagtcctctagaatcaacaccattatgtgatagaagtagaaattgaggatatcaagaacaaatctttataatttgatgtacataaaaatataaaattatttttaagccattacctttttgatgatacaaataataaatgtgcttgtacatctgaatgtttctatataccctctttgggatacaaactttatgtgccctgACCCCAggggtcctgtccaggcacctttttaaagattaaattataaataagtatattgtagttgtcttcagacacaccagaagagggcgttagatctcaccacaggtggttgtgagccaccatgtgctcgCTGGGATTCGAGCtctcatgctccatgaatgagggcctagcctttagcggctgagctatctctctaggcttataaacataaaatacaagagtctagctctcagcacccatggctatctctctagcctttgggttagcatataaatatctaaaggatagtaatttagagaacatatcctttgaaacttgaattatatttgtataaacaattgtaaaaattaagaattagcagtattaaaaatagaacaattttaagcaattgtaagccatgagctttatatatttttactattattaaaagattgatttttaacatctttaaaataattgctatagcacccaagtgctgaagcagggaaaacttaaaggaatagacgttatataaactttagtcccatagttgatgtataatttatgggatgtatatatagaaatataaagcaaattgcaacaacttatttttttggataacaattattaattttgcctaaaaaggcttgtcaagtaatagatcaaccattaataataattaatttgattgctgcttgaagcaaggaataaatgttttattaggcacttaaaacatttctttaaagtatctctataacattttaacacCACGTCAATAGTTCTCCTGTGGCAAacttaaagagatgtcttagccaattaacttattttaataacctttgaaaattatttatttaaaatttttaaaaaacccataagcaaaggcctgttttttataaacaaaacatttttataaacaaatatttttataaaacaaaagagatttctataaataaaatatattaaaaaatgttagatctcagcttcttttattgaagcaaagacaaaacactcCTCATGTAAGGGGTGCTAGGGGCCGTTTGAAAAACCCGCGGCCCGCAGCAGGGGAGACACTTCTCTCCTGTTGTCTCGCTGAAAAACTAAGTTACTCAGGCCATGCCCGGAAGCCACTTGGCTCCAGTCCAGAGTCATAGCCGGCTGGCCATTAAGGCCGTCCATGCTGCTTTATGCTCCGCCTCTAGCCGCTTGGAAAACTCGCTGGCCGAGCGCTCCCCTCTGGCCCCGCGATCCCGCTGGCAGCACGCAGCACCCCAGTTGGGCACCATAtgttgagtccagctcacacatcttaatcgtgggttctctggaaggaaaga from Apodemus sylvaticus chromosome 11, mApoSyl1.1, whole genome shotgun sequence includes these protein-coding regions:
- the Hsd17b13 gene encoding 17-beta-hydroxysteroid dehydrogenase 13; the encoded protein is MNLVLELVLLVGIIIYSYLESLVKFFIPRRRKSVAGQTVLITGAGHGIGRLTAYEFAKRKSRLVLWDINKHGVEETAAKCRKLGAVVHVFVVDCSNRTEIYSSVDQVKKEVGDIEIVVNNAGAIYPADLLSAKDEEITRTFEVNILGHFWIIKALLPSMLRRNSGHIVTVASVCGHGVIPYLIPYCSSKFAAVGFHRALTEELDTLGKTGIKTSCLCPVFVNTGFTKNPSTRLWPVLEPDEVARSLMDGILTNKKMIFVPSYINISLIMEKFLPERALKAIRRIQNIQFEAIVGHKTKMK